The Paramisgurnus dabryanus chromosome 1, PD_genome_1.1, whole genome shotgun sequence genome includes a window with the following:
- the ppp2r2d gene encoding serine/threonine-protein phosphatase 2A 55 kDa regulatory subunit B delta isoform: protein MAGVGGSNDFQWCFSQVKGAIDEDVAEADIISTVEFNYSGELLATGDKGGRVVIFQREQESKNRPLSRGEYNVYSTFQSHEPEFDYLKSLEIEEKINKIRWLPQQNAAHFLLSTNDKTIKLWKISERDKRAEGYNLKDEDGRLRDPFRITSLRVPVVMPMDLMVEASPRRIFANAHTYHINSISVNSDYETYLSADDLRINLWHLEITDRSFNIVDIKPANMEELTEVITAAECHPHQCNVFVYSSSKGTIRLCDMRAAALCDRHSKFFEEPEDPSSRSFFSEIISSISDVKFSHSGRYMMTRDYLSVKVWDLNMENRPVETYQVHEYLRSKLCSLYENDCIFDKFECCWNGSDSAIMTGSYNNFFRMFDRNTRRDITLEASRENSKPRAMLKPRKVCTGGKRKKDEISVDSLDFNKKILHTAWHPKENVIAVAATNNLYIFQDK from the exons ATGGCAG GGGTTGGTGGAAGCAATGATTTCCAGTGGTGCTTCTCCCAGGTGAAAGGAGCCATCGATGAAGATGTTGCAGAAG CGGACATTATCTCAACTGTTGAATTTAACTATTCGGGGGAGTTGCTAGCCACAGGAGACAAAGGGGGAAGAGTCGTCATATTTCAGCGAGAGCAGGAG AGTAAAAACCGTCCTCTATCCAGAGGTGAATATAATGTGTACAGCACTTTCCAGAGTCACGAACCAGAGTTTGATTACTTGAAAAGTTTAGAAATCGAGGAGAAGATCAATAAAATCAGATGGCTCCCACAACAGAACGCTGCACACTTTCTTTTGTCCACGAACG ACAAAACCATCAAACTATGGAAGATTAGCGAGCGAGACAAACGAGCAGAAGGATACAATCTTAAAGATGAAGATGGACGACTGCGAGATCCATTTCGAATTACATCGCTACGG GTTCCTGTCGTGATGCCCATGGACTTGATGGTGGAGGCGAGCCCGCGCAGAATATTTGCTAATGCACACACGTATCACATCAACTCCATTTCAGTAAATAGTGATTATGAAACATACCTTTCTGCAGACGACCTCAGAATAAATCTCTGGCATTTAGAAATCACAGATAGAAGTTTTA ACATTGTAGATATAAAGCCAGCCAATATGGAGGAGCTGACGGAGGTGATAACGGCGGCCGAGTGCCACCCGCATCAGTGTAACGTCTTTGTGTACAGCAGCAGTAAGGGAACCATCCGTCTCTGTGACATGAGGGCAGCGGCGCTCTGCGATAGACATAGCAAAT TTTTTGAGGAGCCAGAAGATCCCAGTAGCCGGTCGTTCTTCTCGGAAATCATCTCCTCCATATCTGacgtcaagttcagccacagcGGGCGATACATGATGACCCGCGATTACCTCTCTGTTAAGGTTTGGGATCTGAACATGGAAAACCGGCCCGTGGAAACCTATCAG GTACACGAGTACCTACGTAGCAAGTTGTGCTCGCTATACGAGAACGACTGCATTTTCGACAAATTTGAGTGCTGTTGGAACGGTTCAGACAG TGCCATCATGACGGGTTCCTACAACAACTTCTTCAGAATGTTCGACAGGAACACGCGCAGGGACATCACGCTGGAGGCTTCGAGGGAAAACAGTAAACCCCGTGCCATGCTCAAACCTCGTAAGGTCTGCACCGGCGGCAAACGAAAGAAAGACGAAATCAGCGTGGACAGTCTGGACTTCAACAAGAAGATCCTTCACACCGCCTGGCACCCGAAGGAGAACGTCATCGCCGTGGCCGCCACCAACAACCTGTATATATTCCAGGACAAATGA
- the bnip3 gene encoding BCL2/adenovirus E1B 19 kDa protein-interacting protein 3 produces the protein MSTEKQSAPEENLQGSWVELHFNGGSSTPKGSAEEQSASTAPSGGDLEKMLLDAQHESGRSSSRGSLPCDSPPRSQTPLHLRRGSEVHSSGEKNSSQSEEDYLERRREVETLMKKNADWIWDWSSRPENLPPKEFLLRHPKRSSTLSMRNTSVMKKGGIFSAEFLKVFLPSLVLSHILAVGLGVYIGRRFTTSGTF, from the exons ATGTCGACAGAGAAACAAAGTGCACCTGAGGAAAACCTTCAGG GTTCCTGGGTGGAGCTCCATTTTAATGGAGGCAGCAGCACTCCTAAAGGAAGTGCAGAGGAGCAAAGTGCCAGCACCGCCCCGAGCGGAGGAGACCTTGAGAAAATGCTTTTAGATGCTCAACATGAGTCGGGCAGAAGCAGCTCCAGAGGAAGCTTACCATGTGACAG TCCTCCAAGATCCCAAACTCCTCTGCACTTGCGCAGGGGCTCAGAGGTCCACAGCTCTGGAGAAAAAAACAGCTCACAg TCAGAGGAAGACTATCTGGAGAGGCGGAGAGAGGTGGAGACCCTGATGAAGAAAAATGCAGACTGGATCTGGGACTGGTCGAGTCGCCCGGAAAACCTGCCGCCCAA GGAGTTTTTGCTGAGGCACCCGAAGCGTTCCAGCACTCTCAGCATGAGGAACACCAGTGTGATGAAGAAAGGAGGAATCTTCTCCGCAGAGTTCCTCAAAGTATTCCTGCCTTCTCTCGTCCTCTCGCACATCCTTGCTGTGGGTCTCGG GGTGTACATCGGAAGACGTTTCACCACCTCTGGCACCTTTTGA